The region AAGGGATGTTTTTGTCCTGTAATGAGGGAACAGGGAGGGTGCGAGAGGGAAGTGAAAAATATAATTTAACCAGCGAGTGGGAGTGATAAATGTGCGGGCAGTGACGGGAGGGATTAAAcaaggataaaaaaataaaaaaatccatatCTCTGGGGAATAACAGAATAAATGGTCTCTCAGTGTGAAAAAACTCGGTTATGGGATAAGATTGCATTGATAAAGTGGATGAAATGTACATATAGTGAAAAAACATTAACCATTAATTGTTAATATACAAATTAAATATACTAGATATAAAATACAAATCTATTGATGTGCCATATATAATAGAATGAAATCATACATAACGTAATtgtgaaaaaagggggggggggaaaggggggggggaAAAGGGGATACAGGAAGGTAGTCCGTTGCCTTGAAAGACAGAGTCCGTTATTCAAGCCGCGAAAGACGTGTTGTTGATCCTGTCTGTATATCCCAGGGTTCCGTGGATGGATAATACGCCGCCAACAATGTTCGAAAAATAGCCACAAGATTAAAATGCAAGATAAAGATCCAatctaaaaacaataaataaataaaataaggaaGTTAAAAACCATGATAGAACAGCTAAAAAACAATGATGTTTAGAGAAATGGTGCAAAACTGAGTACTTCATTGAGACCAACTGGTTGAATCGATCCTACTCTATAGATCCAACGAGCCTCCAGTTGTGCGAGGGATTTCCTCCAATTACCCCCCCTGGTATCAATGTGTACTTTATCAATGCCGATGGCTCTCAGCAGGGAGGCGTCACAGTTATGGGCCATTTTGAAGTGTTTTGGTATAGATTTGAGGAACATAGGGTCCTCAACCTCCTTAGCATTAATGATGTCACGGTAATGCTCCCTAATCCTTACTTTTAAGGGCCGAGAGGTGAGGCCTACGTAGACCTTGGGGcaagggcatgtggcataatatactACCCCAGCGGTGTTGCATGTAATGTGTTGTGTGATGGTAAATGTTGTTTTACCGTCACATGATTGAAAGGTGGTAGATCGGAGTTACCACTAAGAACAAGCAGGATGAGCCTTTTCAATAAAAGGTATTTAGATGGCTACTATGATTATACTAAATCACTTCGTAATCTCAGAGCTTCAACATTGTAGTCTATATCTGTAGATATGTAACCTATATATTCTCTTATGGGTAGATTGAAGAGACAACAGCTGTCGAAGAGGTCGCAGAAAACGATGTCACGGATTACAGGGACTGGTCAGTTGTCAATTGTGAGTGTTTTTAtcatggatctgtttgtgtgtatgtcatatgtgtgtgtgtgtatatatatatatatatatatatatatatatatatatatatatatatatatatatatatgtatgtatatatatatatatatatatatatatatatatatctcaaaaagcAGGAGGCTAGGTACTGGATGGCAAGTATGTGTTACTGAGATAGTTCTTACTTTGACTGGATTTTGGGTCCAGGATTTAGGGGCGACCAAAAGAGCATGAGTGGGAAAGGTTGCTCCCACATTCCAGTCTGGGTCTTACAGGCCCAATAGCAGGCAACTGGGAATAGCCAAGCAGTGTGTGTTGTGTTGGAGCTGAAGAAAGACTGTTCATGGTGGACAATTGTCTATGGTAGAGACTGAGAAGTGCCTGTAAAACCAAGTTGGTGAGACCCTTTGATTTACCTTGCCTTGCCCGGAGAAAGGACTGTTTTTTGCTATTTATTTCTGCTGAAGAAAGGACTGTTTTCGTTTTGAAGCTATAAAGTTTATTGTCCTTCATgaactatagatatatctatatcatGCAGGTACAATTGTGAGTTAGTGACTCTTCTGTTTGCTTCGTCTTCAGCCTCCTCCTCTGATCACATGTCAGAAAGCTCGGAAATACAGCAACAGTCCGGGTATCTCTACAGTTCAGTGCCTGCCCCCACAGCACAGCATGGCTTATCGGGCAGCATGTCTAAGGACCACAATGTAATGATCGGAGATACAGTAGCGGACAGTGTTACTATCAATGCAGGTAATGCAGGAAAACACCGTAATAATGCATACAGCTATACAGTGACAGAAAATTGTGGTTGCAATCAAAGTTATTACCATTTTGAGTTTTATATTCTACGCTTTAATCCCAAGGTcacatatataatattttttttttttacttatagggAATAAATGGTGTTGCATCACAAACGTGTTTCACTGTTGGGAAATTAGGCAAAAGCTGTCCTCTGATTTTAGCCATTCCATAGACTTTGAATAAAGAGGCATTGCACATGCCGTCCTCCATTCCAACAGGGGACATGGGACCTGTCCTTGGGATGCTTGGGGGTTACGTCGGTGGGGCCTTCACAATGAGTCACTTAGCACCTATTCTTTGCATGTAGgtgatgagtagagttgagcaaaaagactcGCAGGAGCTTTAACGAGTGGTAAGTGGACCAGAGCCTTGAGAGCGACCTCCTACCTGTCCGCATCCTATGCACCGCTTCTGATTAGTTAGCCCATCACAACGTCATGCTTGTGTGTCACGTCACAAAGGTAATGTCACGCCAGGCCTACTAATCCGGGGAGAAGCCGGAGTTGCTAACAGGCAGGAGGTGGGTCTCAGGGCTCTGGTCTGGTGGCCTCGGACTACCAACGTAGTTACTGTACAAAGGTCTTGTGAACgtgtttgctcaactctagtagttAGTGTTAATTATAGCAAAACACCTTTTAATGTATATTTTTCTTCCTTTTGTAGCCTCCACTCCTAGAAAGATTTACGACACTCGGGATGTTGCTGCCTCTCAAGACGCCGTGATCGACTTTGATGATGACAAATACAGGAGGAGACCAACTCTAAGTTGGTTGGCACGAATACTCCGGTAAGATGTCTGCCACCATTAATTTCAGGGttggttttcctttttttttttttttttttttagctacttTACATGTTTCTATTCTTCATCTGGGAAACAGACATTTGTCTTTGAATATAGGAAAATTGGTGATCTGTCTTCTAAGTGGAAAGATGTATCGTCTTATACTTTTTTCCTTACACCAGGGCTTCtcaaactttattattttttttaccaggCCCCCACCGTCCAGATTTTAAAAATGCGTGGGTTTAACCATTAGTTGGCCAAGTCTTCTGCCACTAATAATTGTATCCTAATTTACTTGTTGAAACTAATTATAATATTAAAATGAGCCAATTATTATTGTATATAGCTATGCCTCTACCGACATCTGGTGGGTACCTCGCCACCAATGCCATCTCACACTTTGATTTCTAGTTGTAATCGTTTAGTCTGATTGGAAAATAATTCTGTTCTATTTCCTTGCAGCAATCGCACCGGTTCCAAGTCCCGACCTATTTCCTCCAAACAACGGTTCCTGATTATTCTCATTATTGGTGTATTGGTCTTTCTAACTCTAATTCTTCTCATGTCAAAATGGGGCAGAGCTTCTGCTGACAATGACCCAAACCTTAACCCACTATTCAACCCTCATATCCGGGTTGGGCAGTAGTAGATAATCTGCAGCATTCCAgggaaagatagaagaaatggacCTCGTCTCCACCGCAAATTAGATAGA is a window of Ranitomeya variabilis isolate aRanVar5 chromosome 2, aRanVar5.hap1, whole genome shotgun sequence DNA encoding:
- the ZFPL1 gene encoding zinc finger protein-like 1 is translated as MGLCKCPKRKVTNLFCFEHRVNVCEHCLVANHPKCIVQSYLQWLQDSDYNPNCRLCNTLLSSKETARLVCYDLFHWSCLNDLASQLPPNTAPAGYQCPSCQAPIFPPGNLVSPVASTLREKLSTVNWARAGLGLPLIEETTAVEEVAENDVTDYRDWSVVNSSSSDHMSESSEIQQQSGYLYSSVPAPTAQHGLSGSMSKDHNVMIGDTVADSVTINAASTPRKIYDTRDVAASQDAVIDFDDDKYRRRPTLSWLARILRNRTGSKSRPISSKQRFLIILIIGVLVFLTLILLMSKWGRASADNDPNLNPLFNPHIRVGQ